The following proteins are co-located in the Deinococcus yavapaiensis KR-236 genome:
- the purU gene encoding formyltetrahydrofolate deformylase, which yields MSSTDRPHVARLLISCPDKRGIVAAVSQFLYAHGANILDSDQHSTDPEGGRFFMRMEFHLDGLDLTRTQFEKAFGDVVATPFEMTWRVWYAMEPKRMAILVSKYDHCLLDLLWRHRRGELDATVPLVASNHDDLRADTESFGVPFHLVTVEKGRKEEAEARLLDLLAGQCDLVVLARYMQILSGDFLQKVGVPVINIHHSFLPAFVGANPYRAAFQRGVKIIGATAHYVTEELDAGPIIEQDVARVSHNDGPDAMTRIGRDIERAVLARAVKAHLEDRVLVYGNKTVVF from the coding sequence ATGAGCTCGACCGACCGCCCGCACGTCGCACGCCTGCTGATCTCCTGCCCGGACAAGCGAGGCATCGTCGCCGCCGTCTCGCAATTCCTGTACGCGCACGGCGCGAACATCCTCGACTCCGATCAGCACTCGACCGATCCCGAGGGCGGCCGCTTTTTCATGCGCATGGAATTCCACCTCGACGGCCTCGACCTCACCCGCACGCAATTCGAGAAGGCCTTCGGGGACGTCGTCGCGACGCCGTTCGAGATGACGTGGCGCGTGTGGTACGCCATGGAACCCAAGCGGATGGCCATCCTCGTGAGCAAGTACGACCACTGCCTGCTCGACCTTTTGTGGCGCCATCGTCGCGGCGAACTCGACGCCACGGTTCCGCTCGTCGCGTCAAATCACGACGACTTGCGCGCCGACACCGAAAGCTTCGGCGTGCCCTTCCATCTCGTGACGGTGGAGAAGGGCCGCAAGGAGGAAGCGGAGGCGCGCTTGCTCGACCTTCTCGCGGGGCAGTGCGATCTCGTCGTGCTGGCCCGCTACATGCAAATCCTGAGCGGCGACTTCCTGCAAAAGGTGGGCGTGCCCGTCATCAACATCCACCACTCCTTCTTGCCCGCGTTCGTCGGCGCCAATCCGTACCGAGCGGCGTTCCAGCGAGGCGTGAAGATCATCGGGGCGACCGCGCACTACGTCACCGAAGAACTCGACGCGGGTCCCATCATCGAGCAGGACGTGGCGCGCGTATCTCACAACGACGGTCCGGACGCGATGACGCGCATCGGACGCGACATCGAGCGCGCGGTGCTTGCCCGAGCGGTGAAGGCGCACCTCGAAGACCGCGTGCTCGTGTACGGCAACAAGACCGTCGTGTTTTGA
- a CDS encoding aminopeptidase translates to MIYDPVKHAELLVDYCVYAKGGERILVAASTLALPLVAAVHDALLARGAMPIVRLEYPSQLDDFIRLAPKALLANLHPVQLAEVESLDGSIRVLTPTPPSNVAPDRSALYRRTLAPVARERAKRKWNLTLFPTAYSAQASGMTLQAYETFVANAMFLGDADPVARWGEVRAMQAQLIERLSRADEVRIEGRGTDLTLSVKGRVWANSDGKRNMPSGEVFTGPLEASANGVIRYDLATVYAGREVSGIELEFRDGTVVRARADVGDDVLQAALDTDEGARRLGELGIGTNFGIQRASKNILFDEKIGGTVHLALGNAYPETLGTNVSALHWDMICDLREGGRILLDGEVFQESGRFV, encoded by the coding sequence GTGATTTACGATCCCGTCAAGCACGCCGAGCTCCTCGTCGACTACTGCGTGTACGCGAAGGGCGGCGAACGCATCCTCGTCGCCGCGTCCACGCTCGCCTTGCCGCTCGTCGCGGCCGTGCACGACGCGCTTTTGGCGCGAGGCGCCATGCCGATCGTGCGTTTGGAGTACCCGTCCCAACTCGACGACTTCATTCGCCTCGCGCCAAAAGCGCTCCTCGCCAACTTGCATCCCGTACAACTCGCGGAAGTAGAGAGCCTCGACGGCTCGATTCGCGTCCTCACGCCCACCCCGCCCAGCAACGTGGCCCCGGACCGAAGCGCGCTCTACCGGCGCACGCTCGCGCCCGTGGCGCGCGAACGCGCGAAGCGCAAGTGGAACCTCACCCTCTTCCCCACCGCGTACAGCGCGCAGGCTTCGGGCATGACTTTGCAGGCGTACGAGACGTTCGTCGCGAACGCGATGTTTCTCGGCGACGCGGACCCCGTGGCGCGCTGGGGAGAGGTGCGCGCCATGCAGGCGCAGCTTATCGAGCGCTTGTCGCGCGCGGACGAGGTGCGCATCGAGGGACGCGGAACGGACCTCACATTGTCGGTGAAGGGCCGCGTATGGGCGAACTCGGACGGAAAGCGCAACATGCCGTCGGGTGAGGTGTTCACCGGGCCGCTCGAAGCGTCGGCGAACGGCGTCATACGCTACGACCTTGCGACGGTGTACGCGGGACGTGAAGTGAGCGGCATCGAGCTGGAATTCCGAGATGGAACGGTCGTGCGCGCGCGAGCGGACGTCGGGGACGACGTGCTGCAAGCGGCGCTCGACACCGACGAAGGAGCCAGGCGTCTCGGCGAGTTGGGCATCGGCACGAACTTCGGCATTCAGCGCGCGTCGAAAAACATCTTGTTCGACGAGAAGATCGGCGGAACGGTGCACCTCGCGCTCGGCAACGCCTATCCGGAAACCCTCGGCACGAACGTCTCGGCCCTGCATTGGGACATGATTTGCGACTTGCGAGAAGGTGGACGAATCCTGCTCGACGGCGAGGTGTTTCAAGAGAGCGGGCGGTTCGTGTAA
- a CDS encoding sensor histidine kinase — translation MKRALFRDAPAVTARYKDVLDERGQGYLRQIVQNGQHMKRLMDDLLTYPRVTSERRPLLPTNVGAVFNAVLTRLRPELDALGATVSCSDLPMVLADAQQLDQLFQNLISNGLKYRREGVPPRLRVTSERESGMWRLMVSDNGIGIEPQYFERIFGMFQSLHGRDAFEGTGVGLAVCQKIVERHAGRLWVTSEPRMGSTFHFTLLDA, via the coding sequence ATGAAAAGGGCGTTATTCCGTGATGCACCAGCCGTCACGGCCCGCTACAAGGACGTGCTCGACGAGCGTGGCCAAGGATACCTGCGGCAGATCGTGCAGAACGGACAGCACATGAAGCGCCTCATGGACGATCTGCTGACGTACCCGCGCGTGACGAGTGAGCGCCGCCCCTTATTACCGACGAACGTGGGCGCCGTGTTCAACGCGGTTCTCACACGCTTGCGCCCCGAATTGGACGCGTTGGGTGCAACCGTATCCTGCTCGGACTTGCCGATGGTGTTGGCGGACGCGCAGCAACTCGACCAGCTCTTTCAAAACTTGATCTCCAACGGATTGAAGTACCGCCGAGAGGGCGTACCTCCTCGCTTGCGCGTCACGAGCGAACGTGAAAGCGGCATGTGGCGTCTCATGGTGTCGGATAACGGCATCGGCATCGAGCCGCAATACTTCGAGCGGATTTTCGGCATGTTCCAAAGCCTGCACGGACGTGACGCCTTCGAGGGGACGGGCGTGGGACTCGCCGTTTGCCAGAAGATCGTGGAGCGGCACGCTGGGCGCTTGTGGGTGACGAGCGAACCGAGGATGGGCAGCACCTTTCACTTCACGTTGCTGGACGCGTAG